From Streptomyces yatensis, one genomic window encodes:
- a CDS encoding PP2C family protein-serine/threonine phosphatase: MSVPVPRQREAPAPEAGPAALPDNGLTLLVIEDDPSGAFNVPEMLDTEGNRVRIRTARNLTEASRLLTDGVQCILLALPGPDHAGAGSLAALHEVLRLAPLHAVLVLTAEDDAERAAEAVRVGAQDFLFRGELDGRILSRAIRYAVERKRSDLAQRQLTESRLRAQENARLERGLLPTPLLDGSGLRFAARYRPGRSRALLGGDFYDTVRTPDGTVHAMIGDVCGHGPDEAALGVELRIAWRALTFAGLCGDQLLGTLQQVLENERADDEIFATLCTVDIAPDGRRAGVCLAGHPSPLAIRPSMAPRLLPTDENGPALGLLPNARWPRREVELGGAWSLMMYTDGLIEGRVGTGVQRLGQEGMVEIVARQVAEGRRGEELLDATVTEVRSLNGGELTDDLAVLLLDRG; encoded by the coding sequence ATGTCCGTACCCGTGCCGAGGCAACGGGAGGCACCGGCCCCGGAGGCCGGTCCCGCCGCCCTGCCCGACAACGGGCTCACCCTGCTGGTGATCGAGGACGATCCGTCCGGTGCCTTCAACGTTCCCGAGATGCTGGACACCGAGGGTAATCGAGTCCGCATCCGTACGGCGCGCAACCTCACCGAGGCCAGCCGGCTGCTCACCGACGGGGTGCAGTGCATCCTCCTCGCCCTCCCGGGCCCGGACCACGCCGGCGCGGGCTCGCTGGCCGCGCTGCACGAGGTGCTGCGGCTCGCGCCCCTGCACGCCGTCCTCGTCCTGACCGCGGAGGACGACGCCGAGCGCGCCGCCGAGGCGGTGCGGGTGGGCGCCCAGGACTTCCTCTTCCGCGGCGAGCTGGACGGCCGGATCCTCAGCCGCGCCATCCGCTACGCCGTCGAGCGCAAACGCTCCGACCTCGCCCAGCGCCAGCTCACCGAGTCACGGCTGCGCGCCCAGGAGAACGCCCGGCTGGAGCGCGGACTGCTGCCCACCCCGCTGCTGGACGGCTCCGGGCTGCGCTTCGCCGCCCGCTACCGGCCCGGCCGCAGCCGGGCCCTGCTCGGCGGCGACTTCTACGACACCGTCCGCACCCCGGACGGCACGGTCCACGCGATGATCGGCGACGTCTGCGGCCACGGCCCGGACGAGGCCGCCCTCGGGGTGGAGCTGCGGATCGCCTGGCGCGCCCTGACCTTCGCCGGACTCTGCGGCGATCAGCTGCTCGGCACCCTTCAGCAGGTGCTGGAGAACGAACGCGCCGACGATGAGATCTTCGCCACACTGTGCACGGTCGATATCGCACCGGACGGCCGCCGGGCCGGGGTCTGCCTGGCCGGGCACCCCTCACCGCTGGCGATCCGCCCGAGCATGGCGCCCCGGCTGCTGCCCACCGACGAGAACGGCCCGGCGCTCGGCCTGCTGCCGAACGCCCGCTGGCCGCGCCGCGAGGTCGAGCTCGGCGGGGCGTGGAGCCTGATGATGTACACCGACGGGCTGATCGAGGGCCGCGTCGGTACGGGGGTGCAGCGGCTCGGCCAGGAGGGGATGGTCGAGATCGTCGCCCGCCAGGTCGCGGAGGGACGGCGCGGCGAGGAGCTGCTGGACGCGACCGTCACCGAGGTGCGCTCGCTGAACGGCGGGGAGCTGACCGACGATCTCGCGGTGCTGCTGCTGGACCGCGGCTGA
- a CDS encoding O-acetyl-ADP-ribose deacetylase produces MTNITLALGDITEQSVDAVVNAANSSLLGGGGVDGAIHRRGGPDILDECRDLRASRYGKGLPAGQAVATTAGRLPAAWVIHTVGPVFSTAEDRSATLASCYREALRIADELGARTVAFPAVSTGVYRWPLDDAARIALTTVRDADTAVTEARFVLFDQRAYDAFETALNGLPPT; encoded by the coding sequence ATGACGAACATCACGCTGGCACTGGGAGACATCACGGAGCAGAGCGTGGACGCGGTCGTGAACGCGGCCAACTCCTCCCTGTTGGGAGGGGGTGGCGTCGATGGAGCCATCCATCGACGGGGCGGACCCGACATTCTGGATGAATGCCGCGATTTGCGTGCGTCCCGCTATGGCAAGGGCCTTCCGGCCGGGCAGGCGGTCGCCACCACGGCCGGGCGGCTGCCGGCCGCCTGGGTGATCCATACGGTCGGACCGGTCTTCTCAACGGCCGAGGACCGCTCGGCCACGCTCGCCTCCTGCTACCGCGAGGCACTGCGGATCGCCGATGAGCTGGGCGCCCGTACGGTGGCCTTCCCGGCCGTCTCGACCGGCGTCTACCGCTGGCCCCTGGACGACGCGGCCCGGATCGCGCTCACCACAGTCCGCGACGCGGACACCGCGGTCACCGAGGCCCGCTTCGTCCTCTTCGACCAGCGCGCGTACGACGCCTTCGAGACGGCCCTGAACGGGCTCCCGCCGACCTGA
- a CDS encoding C40 family peptidase has protein sequence MRRDGRGRGVSVAAATALVCALGLSAVPETAYAAPGEPGPAPGPGGGAGGGASGGQSLEQVHQEVDGLYRKAEAATDAYNLAREKQTRQEKAILKIARAVVKAQKEMAGLRKRAGAMARAQYRGGGMPAEARLFLNGDPGDFLDGVTLARKGEQATNGLIGRLERTQVALDRYADSASQEWERLDRSRAKKAAAKKEILRKLARAQRLESRLAKDERERLRQLEEDKARGAQAKWLDTGILRELGGGATAMGGRAVDFAQAQLGKNYVWGAVGPDTYDCSGLTQRAWAAAGRAIPRTSQEQWRLLPKVSAKDMRPGDLIIYFRDASHVGMYVGGGAMIHAPRPGRQVTFAGAGSMPILGVVRPDAR, from the coding sequence GTGAGGCGGGACGGGAGAGGGAGGGGTGTGAGCGTCGCCGCGGCCACCGCGCTGGTCTGCGCGCTGGGACTGTCGGCCGTGCCGGAGACGGCGTACGCCGCGCCCGGCGAGCCGGGACCGGCTCCGGGGCCGGGCGGCGGGGCCGGTGGCGGCGCGAGTGGGGGCCAGAGCCTGGAGCAGGTCCACCAGGAGGTCGACGGGCTCTACCGCAAGGCGGAGGCCGCCACGGACGCGTACAACCTGGCGCGGGAGAAACAGACCCGTCAGGAGAAGGCCATCCTGAAGATCGCCCGAGCCGTGGTGAAGGCCCAGAAGGAGATGGCCGGACTGCGCAAGCGGGCCGGGGCGATGGCCCGGGCGCAGTACCGGGGCGGCGGGATGCCGGCGGAGGCGCGGCTGTTCCTCAACGGCGATCCGGGCGACTTCCTCGACGGTGTCACGCTCGCCCGCAAGGGTGAACAGGCGACCAACGGCCTGATCGGCCGTCTGGAGCGCACCCAGGTGGCGCTCGACCGCTACGCCGACTCGGCCTCCCAGGAGTGGGAGCGGCTGGACCGGAGCCGGGCGAAGAAGGCGGCGGCGAAGAAGGAGATCCTGCGCAAGCTGGCCCGGGCGCAGCGGCTGGAGTCCCGGCTGGCGAAGGACGAACGGGAGCGGCTGCGTCAGCTGGAGGAGGACAAGGCCCGGGGCGCGCAGGCGAAGTGGCTGGACACCGGGATACTGCGGGAGCTCGGCGGCGGCGCCACCGCGATGGGCGGGCGCGCGGTCGACTTCGCGCAGGCCCAGCTCGGCAAGAACTATGTGTGGGGCGCGGTGGGCCCGGACACCTATGACTGCTCGGGGCTGACCCAGCGGGCGTGGGCGGCGGCCGGCCGGGCGATCCCGCGGACCTCGCAGGAGCAGTGGAGGCTGCTGCCCAAGGTGAGCGCGAAGGACATGCGCCCGGGCGATCTGATCATCTACTTCAGGGACGCGAGCCATGTGGGGATGTACGTGGGCGGTGGCGCGATGATCCACGCCCCCCGCCCCGGCCGCCAGGTCACGTTCGCGGGCGCGGGCTCGATGCCGATCCTGGGCGTGGTCCGGCCGGACGCGCGGTAG
- the pstS gene encoding phosphate ABC transporter substrate-binding protein PstS: MKLQRKNRLRAITAGALAVSGVLVLTACGSDNNSDSGGGGSKAASNIKCDGKGQLLASGSSAQKNAMDLWIKTYGAACKDTKLNYKATGSGAGIQEFLQGKTAFAGSDSALKPEEVKSSERICKGGKAIDLPMVGGPIAVGFNVPGVDKLTLNADVLGKIFNSEIKKWDDPAIKALNKDAKLPSLKIQAFHRSDESGTTDNFTKYLKAAAPKAWPHEPGKAWEGEGGQSADGSSGVSSQVKQVSGAISYFELSYATANSIKTVDLDTGASAPVQATVENASKAISEAKIKGTGSDLALDLAYDTKADGAYPITLVTYEIACDKGNKASTLAATKSFLTYVASEDGQTSLKELGYAPLPTEIANKVRESVKSLS; encoded by the coding sequence GTGAAGCTTCAGCGCAAGAACCGGCTTCGCGCCATCACCGCCGGTGCCCTTGCTGTCTCCGGCGTCCTTGTCCTCACGGCGTGCGGTTCCGACAACAACAGCGACTCGGGCGGCGGTGGCTCCAAGGCCGCTTCCAACATCAAGTGTGACGGCAAGGGGCAGCTGCTGGCCTCGGGCTCGTCCGCGCAGAAGAACGCCATGGACCTGTGGATCAAGACCTACGGCGCCGCCTGCAAGGACACCAAGCTCAACTACAAGGCCACCGGCTCGGGCGCGGGTATCCAGGAGTTCCTGCAGGGCAAGACCGCCTTCGCGGGCTCCGACTCGGCGCTGAAGCCCGAGGAGGTCAAGTCCTCCGAGAGGATCTGCAAGGGCGGCAAGGCCATTGACCTGCCGATGGTCGGTGGCCCGATCGCCGTCGGCTTCAACGTGCCCGGCGTCGACAAGCTGACGCTGAACGCCGACGTCCTCGGCAAGATCTTCAACTCCGAGATCAAGAAGTGGGACGACCCCGCGATCAAGGCGCTGAACAAGGACGCGAAGCTCCCGAGCCTCAAGATCCAGGCGTTCCACCGCTCCGACGAGTCGGGCACCACGGACAACTTCACCAAGTACCTCAAGGCCGCCGCCCCGAAGGCGTGGCCGCACGAGCCGGGCAAGGCGTGGGAGGGCGAGGGCGGCCAGTCGGCCGACGGCTCCTCCGGTGTCTCCTCGCAGGTCAAGCAGGTCTCGGGCGCGATCTCGTACTTCGAGCTGTCCTACGCGACCGCGAACAGCATCAAGACCGTCGACCTGGACACCGGCGCCTCCGCCCCGGTCCAGGCCACCGTCGAGAACGCCTCCAAGGCCATCTCCGAGGCCAAGATCAAGGGCACCGGCAGCGACCTGGCCCTCGACCTGGCGTACGACACCAAGGCGGACGGCGCTTACCCGATCACCCTGGTCACCTACGAGATCGCCTGTGACAAGGGCAACAAGGCGAGCACCCTCGCCGCGACCAAGTCCTTCCTGACCTACGTCGCCAGCGAGGACGGCCAGACCTCCCTCAAGGAGCTCGGCTACGCCCCGCTCCCGACCGAGATCGCCAACAAGGTCCGCGAGAGCGTCAAGAGCCTCTCCTGA
- the pstC gene encoding phosphate ABC transporter permease subunit PstC, with product MKTDIEPTSSAAGSPPKVKTRSTGRVGDKIFLGLSRGSGIALLVIMAAIAAFLTYRAAIAISKDEANFLTYFEWNTGSSPMRFGIAVLAYGTVVSSIIAMVIAVPIAVGIALFISHYAPRQLATPVAYVIDLLAAVPSIVYGLWGALFLVPHLTGLYTWFDDYLGWTGVLSYQGGPARSLFTVGILLAIMILPIVTSVSREVFRQVPKMHEEAALALGATRWEVIRMSVLPFGRSGIISASMLGLGRALGETMAVATVLSPNFLIETSLLDGGGGTFAQNIASRFKEAGNDGRDALIASGLVLFVITLLVNGAARMIIARRKEYSGTAA from the coding sequence ATGAAAACGGATATAGAACCCACATCATCAGCCGCCGGGTCTCCACCCAAGGTCAAGACCCGCTCCACCGGCCGCGTCGGTGACAAGATCTTCCTCGGCCTCTCCCGGGGTTCCGGTATCGCCCTGCTGGTGATCATGGCGGCCATCGCGGCCTTCCTCACCTACCGCGCCGCCATCGCGATCTCCAAGGACGAGGCCAACTTCCTCACGTACTTCGAGTGGAACACCGGCTCCTCGCCGATGCGGTTCGGCATCGCCGTCCTCGCCTACGGCACGGTCGTCAGCTCGATCATCGCCATGGTCATCGCGGTCCCGATCGCCGTGGGCATCGCGCTGTTCATCTCGCACTACGCCCCGCGCCAGCTGGCCACTCCGGTCGCCTATGTGATCGACCTGCTCGCCGCGGTCCCCAGCATCGTCTACGGCCTGTGGGGCGCGCTCTTCCTCGTCCCGCATCTGACCGGCCTGTACACCTGGTTCGACGACTACCTGGGCTGGACCGGGGTCCTCAGCTACCAGGGCGGCCCCGCGCGCTCCCTGTTCACCGTCGGCATCCTGCTGGCGATCATGATCCTGCCGATCGTCACCAGCGTGAGCCGCGAGGTGTTCCGGCAGGTCCCGAAGATGCACGAGGAGGCGGCGCTGGCGCTCGGCGCCACCCGCTGGGAGGTCATCCGGATGTCGGTCCTCCCGTTCGGCCGCTCCGGCATCATCAGCGCCTCGATGCTGGGCCTGGGCCGTGCGCTGGGCGAGACCATGGCGGTCGCCACCGTGCTGTCCCCCAACTTCCTGATCGAGACCAGCCTGCTGGACGGGGGCGGCGGCACCTTCGCCCAGAACATCGCCAGCCGCTTCAAGGAAGCCGGTAACGACGGCCGCGACGCGCTGATCGCCTCCGGTCTCGTGCTGTTCGTCATCACCCTGCTGGTGAACGGCGCCGCGCGAATGATCATCGCCCGCCGCAAGGAGTACTCGGGGACCGCCGCATGA
- the pstA gene encoding phosphate ABC transporter permease PstA, with the protein MSNAVVSKSAHRTSSLKQARLPRWTPYALVVGSAAVGAGIGAALGTDNPLQWGLFAALVFIISSYVLGAVVEGGRQARDRLATSLVWVCFLLAVIPLLSLLWETIDRGRTVLDGYFLGHSMEGVQTILPGGGAYHAIIGTLEQVGLAALIAVPIGLLTAIYLVEYGRGRLAKAVTFFVDVMTGIPSIVAGLFILSFWIIILGFSYSGFAGAMALAILMMPIVVRSTEEMLKLVPDELREASLALGVPKWRTILKVVLPTAIGGITTGVMLAVARIAGESAPIVLLVFGAAGINNNPFEGAQSSLPYYIYEQWQLGNDASFNRAWAAALVLIAFVMILNLVARGIARWKAPKSGR; encoded by the coding sequence ATGAGTAACGCTGTCGTGAGCAAGAGCGCGCACCGAACTTCCAGCCTCAAGCAGGCCCGTCTGCCGCGGTGGACCCCGTACGCCCTGGTCGTCGGCTCGGCGGCGGTGGGTGCGGGCATCGGCGCCGCCCTGGGAACGGACAATCCGCTCCAGTGGGGGCTGTTCGCCGCCCTGGTGTTCATCATCTCCTCGTACGTCCTCGGCGCCGTGGTCGAGGGTGGCCGGCAGGCCAGGGACCGGCTGGCCACCAGCCTGGTCTGGGTCTGCTTCCTGCTCGCCGTCATCCCGCTGCTCTCCCTGCTCTGGGAGACCATCGACCGCGGCCGGACGGTGCTCGACGGCTACTTCCTGGGCCACTCCATGGAGGGTGTGCAGACGATCCTGCCCGGCGGTGGCGCGTACCACGCGATCATCGGCACCCTGGAGCAGGTCGGCCTCGCCGCCCTCATCGCCGTTCCGATCGGCCTGCTGACCGCCATCTACCTGGTGGAGTACGGCCGCGGCCGGCTCGCCAAGGCCGTCACCTTCTTCGTCGACGTGATGACGGGTATCCCCTCGATCGTCGCCGGTCTGTTCATCCTCAGCTTCTGGATCATCATTCTCGGCTTCAGCTACTCGGGCTTCGCCGGTGCCATGGCGCTGGCCATCCTGATGATGCCGATCGTCGTCCGCTCGACCGAGGAAATGCTCAAGCTGGTCCCGGACGAGCTGCGTGAGGCGTCCCTCGCGCTCGGCGTGCCCAAGTGGCGCACCATCCTCAAGGTGGTGCTGCCCACCGCGATCGGCGGAATCACCACGGGTGTGATGCTCGCGGTCGCCCGTATCGCCGGTGAGTCCGCCCCCATCGTGCTGCTGGTCTTCGGTGCCGCGGGGATCAACAACAACCCGTTCGAAGGCGCCCAGTCGTCGCTGCCGTACTACATCTACGAGCAGTGGCAGCTCGGCAACGATGCCTCCTTCAACCGGGCCTGGGCCGCTGCGCTCGTACTCATCGCCTTCGTCATGATCCTGAACCTGGTGGCCCGCGGCATCGCCCGCTGGAAGGCCCCGAAGTCCGGCCGCTGA
- the pstB gene encoding phosphate ABC transporter ATP-binding protein PstB: protein MAKRIDVSGLTAYYGTHKAIEDISMTVEPRSVTAFIGPSGCGKSTFLRTLNRMHEVTPGGRVEGKVMLDDENLYGSGVDPVSVRRTVGMVFQRPNPFPTMSIFENVAAGLKLNGSYRKSELEAVVEKSLKGANLWNEVKDRLNKPGAGLSGGQQQRLCIARAIAVEPDVLLMDEPCSALDPISTLAIEDLIGELKERFTIVIVTHNMQQAARVSDRTAFFNLAGVGQPGKLIEIDETERIFSNPSVQATEDYISGRFG, encoded by the coding sequence ATGGCCAAGCGCATCGACGTCAGCGGCCTGACGGCCTACTACGGCACCCACAAAGCCATCGAGGACATCTCGATGACGGTCGAGCCCCGCTCGGTGACCGCCTTCATCGGCCCCTCGGGCTGCGGCAAGTCGACCTTCCTGCGCACCCTCAACCGGATGCACGAGGTCACCCCCGGCGGCCGGGTCGAGGGCAAGGTGATGCTCGACGACGAGAACCTCTACGGCTCGGGCGTGGACCCGGTCTCCGTGCGCCGTACGGTCGGCATGGTCTTCCAGCGCCCCAACCCGTTCCCGACGATGTCCATCTTCGAGAACGTCGCCGCCGGGCTGAAGCTCAACGGCTCGTACCGCAAGAGCGAGCTCGAGGCCGTCGTCGAGAAGTCCCTCAAGGGCGCCAACCTGTGGAACGAGGTCAAGGACCGGCTGAACAAGCCGGGCGCCGGCCTCTCCGGTGGTCAGCAGCAGCGGCTGTGCATCGCCCGCGCCATCGCGGTCGAGCCCGATGTGCTGCTGATGGACGAGCCCTGCTCGGCGCTGGACCCGATATCGACGCTCGCCATCGAGGACCTGATCGGTGAGCTCAAGGAGCGCTTCACGATCGTCATCGTGACGCACAACATGCAGCAGGCGGCGCGCGTCTCGGACCGTACGGCCTTCTTCAACCTGGCCGGCGTCGGCCAGCCCGGCAAGCTCATCGAGATCGACGAGACCGAGCGGATCTTCTCCAACCCGTCGGTGCAGGCGACCGAGGACTACATCTCGGGCCGCTTCGGCTGA
- a CDS encoding inorganic phosphate transporter produces MDTFALVVTIAVALFFTYTNGFHDSANAIATSVSTRALTPRAALAMAAVMNLAGAFLGSGVAKTVSEGLIATPTGDQGMMILFAGLVGAITWNMVTWYYGLPSSSSHALFGGLVGAALAGASTVHWDGVLEKIVIPMVLSPIVGLVLGYFVMVVILWLFRDANPHKAKRGFRIAQTVSAAGMALGHGLQDAQKTMGVVVMALVIGGVEDEGDAIPVWVKIACAAMLSLGTYAGGWRIMRTLGRRIIELDPPQGFAAETTAAGVMYTASFMFQAPISTTHVITSAIMGVGATKRVSAVRWGVAKNIILGWFITMPAAAAVAALSYWIVNLAFG; encoded by the coding sequence ATGGACACCTTCGCGCTTGTCGTGACCATCGCGGTCGCGCTCTTCTTCACCTATACCAACGGCTTCCACGACTCGGCCAACGCCATCGCGACCTCGGTCTCCACCCGGGCGCTGACCCCCAGGGCGGCGCTCGCGATGGCCGCCGTGATGAACCTCGCGGGTGCCTTCCTCGGCAGCGGCGTCGCCAAGACCGTCAGCGAGGGCCTGATCGCCACCCCCACCGGCGACCAAGGCATGATGATCTTGTTCGCAGGGCTGGTCGGCGCGATCACCTGGAACATGGTGACCTGGTATTACGGTCTGCCCTCCTCGTCCTCGCACGCGCTGTTCGGCGGGCTGGTCGGCGCGGCGCTGGCGGGGGCGAGCACGGTCCACTGGGACGGGGTACTGGAGAAGATCGTCATCCCGATGGTCCTGTCTCCCATCGTCGGCCTGGTGCTGGGCTACTTCGTGATGGTGGTCATCCTCTGGCTGTTCCGTGACGCCAACCCGCACAAGGCCAAGCGCGGCTTCCGGATAGCGCAGACCGTCTCGGCGGCGGGCATGGCGCTCGGCCACGGCCTCCAGGACGCCCAGAAGACCATGGGTGTCGTGGTGATGGCCCTGGTCATCGGGGGTGTCGAGGACGAAGGCGACGCGATTCCGGTGTGGGTGAAGATCGCCTGCGCCGCGATGCTGTCGCTCGGCACCTACGCGGGCGGCTGGCGCATCATGCGCACGCTGGGACGGCGGATCATCGAGCTGGACCCGCCGCAGGGGTTCGCGGCGGAGACCACGGCGGCCGGGGTCATGTACACGGCGTCGTTCATGTTCCAGGCGCCCATCTCGACCACCCATGTCATCACCTCGGCGATCATGGGTGTGGGGGCGACCAAGCGGGTCAGCGCGGTCCGCTGGGGGGTCGCGAAGAACATCATCCTCGGCTGGTTCATCACCATGCCGGCCGCGGCCGCAGTCGCCGCGCTCAGCTACTGGATCGTCAACCTGGCCTTCGGCTGA
- a CDS encoding DUF47 domain-containing protein, whose amino-acid sequence MRFRLTPRETSFYDMFAASADNIVTGSKLLMELLGADSSARAEISERMRAAEHAGDDATHAIFHQLNSSFITPFDREDIYRLASSLDDIMDFMEEAVDLVVLYQVDELPKGVEQQIEVLARAAELTAEAMPNLRTMTNLTEYWIEVNRLENQADQIHRRLLAHLFNGKYDAIEVLKLKQIVDVLEEAADAFEHVANTVETIAVKES is encoded by the coding sequence GTGCGCTTTCGTCTGACCCCCAGGGAGACGAGCTTTTACGACATGTTCGCCGCGTCCGCGGACAACATCGTGACCGGCTCCAAGCTCCTGATGGAACTGCTCGGGGCGGACTCCTCCGCTCGTGCCGAGATCTCGGAGCGGATGAGGGCCGCGGAGCACGCGGGGGACGACGCCACACACGCGATCTTCCACCAGCTGAACTCCTCCTTCATCACGCCGTTCGACCGTGAGGACATCTACCGCCTGGCCTCGTCCCTCGACGACATCATGGACTTCATGGAGGAGGCCGTCGACCTGGTCGTCCTCTACCAGGTCGACGAGCTGCCCAAGGGGGTCGAGCAGCAGATCGAGGTGCTGGCGCGGGCGGCCGAGCTGACCGCCGAGGCGATGCCGAATCTGCGCACCATGACCAACCTCACCGAGTACTGGATCGAGGTCAATCGCTTGGAGAACCAGGCCGACCAGATCCACCGCAGGCTCCTGGCCCACCTCTTCAACGGTAAGTACGACGCGATAGAGGTGCTCAAGCTCAAGCAGATCGTCGATGTGCTGGAGGAAGCGGCCGACGCCTTCGAGCACGTGGCCAACACGGTCGAGACCATCGCCGTCAAGGAGTCCTGA
- a CDS encoding metal-sensitive transcriptional regulator, translating to MTTTAADTTAPTDGDERGQTSGHTSAQESVPHGGHGYAKQKDQHLKRLRRIEGQIRGLQRMVEEDVYCIDILTQVSAGTKALQSFALQLLEEHLRHCVASAAVESAAQGETEGTSEVDAKVAEATAAIARLLRT from the coding sequence ATGACGACCACGGCAGCCGACACCACCGCGCCCACCGACGGCGACGAGCGGGGCCAGACGTCCGGGCATACTTCCGCCCAGGAGTCCGTACCCCACGGTGGCCATGGATACGCCAAACAAAAGGATCAGCACCTCAAGCGGTTGCGCCGGATCGAGGGCCAGATCAGGGGACTGCAGCGGATGGTCGAGGAAGACGTCTACTGCATCGACATACTCACCCAGGTCTCGGCCGGCACCAAGGCGCTCCAGTCCTTCGCCCTCCAGTTGCTCGAGGAGCATCTGCGCCACTGCGTCGCCAGCGCGGCCGTGGAGAGCGCCGCCCAGGGCGAGACGGAGGGCACGAGCGAGGTCGACGCCAAGGTGGCCGAGGCCACGGCGGCCATCGCCCGGCTGCTGCGGACCTGA